A genomic window from Neoarius graeffei isolate fNeoGra1 chromosome 5, fNeoGra1.pri, whole genome shotgun sequence includes:
- the LOC132885931 gene encoding uncharacterized protein LOC132885931, with the protein MAVERIIQIIQEQGEDAIRSVCEEFKLKMFSQAEIAFLREFCSVMRPVVKALNILQSKTNTHLGWLLPVIFELQSKLRRQEESTKMCLPLIRAIQQGVQKRFGVMMEDPELISAAILLPKFKTGWTEKADPIEEGLLYVRHHLDQMAETEMKQGQGPGQHSSDEEDFFASMKTRRSEGRGELEGYLACVSESIDLLNSFPKIKKLSLKLNTGLPASAACERLFSSAGLLFTAKTAWISATNFENQLLLKLNKSFSV; encoded by the exons ATGGCTGTGGAGAGAATCATTCAGATCATACAAGAACAAGGGGAAGATGCCATCAGGAGTGTTTGTGAAGAATTCAAACTAAAAAT GTTTAGTCAAGCAGAAATTGCTTTCCTGAGAGAGTTTTGCTCTGTGATGAGACCAGTGGTAAAGGCCTTAAACATTCTTCAGTCCAAGACCAACACACACTTGGGGTGGCTGCTCCCAGTGATCTTTGAATTACAGTCAAAACTGAGAAGGCAGGAAGAGTCCACCAAGATGTGTCTGCCACTCATCAGAGCAATTCAGCAAGGTGTCCAAAAGCGTTTTGGAGTGATGATGGAGGACCCTGAACTGATCTCTGCAGCAATCCTTCTACCAAAATTTAAGACTGGCTGGACTGAGAAAGCTGATCCCATAGAAGAAG GTCTACTCTATGTCAGACATCACCTCGACCAAATGGCTGAGACAGAGATGAAACAGGGACAAGGACCAGGACAACATTCATCTGATGAAGAGGATTTCTTCGCCTCCATGAAGACCAGAAGGTCAGAGGGGAGAGGGGAGTTAGAGGGCTACCTTGCCTGTGTTTCAGAGAGCATCGACCTTCTTAACTcctttccaaaaataaaaaaactttCCCTGAAACTCAACACAGGCCTTCCGGCCTCAGCTGCCTGTGAGCGCCTATTCAGCTCGGCTGGTTTATTGTTTACTGCAAAGACAGCATGGATTAGTGCAACAAACTTTGAGAATCAGCTCCTGCTGAAACTCAACAAGAGCTTTTCGGTTTAA